The following are from one region of the Dehalococcoidales bacterium genome:
- a CDS encoding GIY-YIG nuclease family protein, with the protein MDKDYILKEIDRTAKANNGIPLGRLKFEKETGIRYWDWWGKHWTRWNDALAEAGYPPNTLQLAYDEEALIEQIISLIREIGKFPTVGELRMKAHNSKGFPAHNTIHSRLGRQSELPKRILAYCADNPEYSDVADICKKAVSISGASTEQFPKDSDIEFGYVYLMKSGRFYKIGNSKNVERRNYEIGIKLPEDLTVLHKIRTDDPVGIENYWHNRFKDRRRQGEWFDLSIKDVSAFKRRKFM; encoded by the coding sequence ATGGACAAGGATTATATTCTTAAAGAAATAGACCGCACCGCCAAAGCAAATAATGGTATTCCTTTGGGAAGGCTCAAATTTGAGAAGGAAACTGGTATTAGATATTGGGACTGGTGGGGAAAACATTGGACAAGATGGAATGACGCACTTGCCGAAGCTGGATACCCGCCCAATACGCTTCAATTAGCTTACGACGAAGAAGCATTGATTGAGCAGATAATCTCTCTAATAAGAGAAATAGGCAAATTTCCGACTGTTGGAGAACTTAGAATGAAGGCTCATAATAGTAAGGGTTTCCCCGCTCATAACACAATACACAGCCGTCTAGGCAGACAATCTGAACTACCCAAAAGAATCCTGGCGTATTGTGCAGATAATCCTGAGTATTCGGATGTAGCAGACATCTGTAAAAAAGCTGTATCAATATCAGGAGCTTCTACCGAGCAGTTTCCAAAAGACTCAGATATTGAATTTGGTTATGTATACCTGATGAAATCGGGACGTTTTTATAAAATCGGTAATAGTAAAAACGTTGAAAGACGTAATTATGAAATCGGTATCAAGCTTCCCGAAGACTTAACGGTATTACACAAAATAAGAACCGATGACCCTGTTGGAATAGAGAATTATTGGCATAACAGATTTAAGGACAGGAGAAGACAAGGCGAATGGTTTGACCTTTCAATAAAAGATGTGTCAGCCTTCAAGAGAAGAAAGTTCATGTGA